The genomic interval CGAGCTTTTCGCCAGTAGATGATGGTAAAGTTCAAGCAGCAAACTTTTCTGCCCTCCGGCACAGACTGATGCAACTGGTATTTCGTCCTTACAAAACCCGCCCTAAAGTATTTTAATCATAATGCCGTGATAGGTCAAACGTTTTACCAGTCGACTAAACACGCAAGCTCATTGGTCTGTCCGCTTGTCAGTCAATTGTCTCTCCCCAGGTATGGGCGCGAGACAACTGAGCCACGTTGACTTCGCTGTATTTTGGGGGTTCAGAGGAACTGTTGCTGTAGTCTATCGGTCTTTTGGTCGGCGTACTGTGGAAGTCATCAGTTTATTAGTAagttttaaatataattattgcACAATAACATGGCTACTGTCGCCACGTGTAAGCTacataaatgttgttttctgcGCTTTATAAGGAAGTGAGTTTGTGTACTTCAACTGTAGTACACACTATGAGCTGCTACACCTGTTCTGAGACGTtatgttcgatttttttttaaatttgcagaCATAAGATTGAATGACCTGTTAAGGTTAATGTTTCCAATTCACAGGTATAATGAGCGTGGGTTTCATAGGAGCGGGTCAGCTGACCCACGCTCTTGTACGGGGCTTCACAGCAGCAGGTGAGTTCTGAATCATACTGTAGTACCTTGTATGTATATTGGCCTATTGTTCAGATTTAACGTATGTTGTTCATGTGAGATGATTGCAATCAGACACTGAATTTATTTCTGGATTATTTCCCTCCTTATAGGCGTGATTGCCACCCACAGAATCACAGCCAGTTCCCCGGACACAGACCTCCCTACAGTCCAGGGGCTACGGGTGGGTATACAATTAGGGATGGTTAGGCCTATCAACTTGTCTGCTTTAATCTGcatgctgttttttgtgtgtgtgcattatcAAAGTATCTTATAAAACGTTGCCTTTCTTGCAGATCATGTATTCCCACAGATTGCATACTTATATCCAGTACAATATTATGTCACTATTACAGAAATTGGGGGTCAATTTCACCACCAGCAACAAAGAGACGGTCAGCAAAAGCGATGTCCTCTTCTTAGCTGTGAAGCCAAACATCATTCCCTTTGTACTGGATGAGATTGGACCAGACATTGAGGATCGTCACCTTATTGTGTCATGCGCTGCAGGAGTCACCATCAGCTCGATAGAGAAGGCAAGTTAGAACCCTTTGTGAGTGACTGCTCAGAGACATTCACATCCAACACTGTCTGATTATGCAATCTTTGGTAATACTTTTTTCATCAGTGGGTGTCATGTTTTTGACCTAGGGATAAATGAAGGTGATGTTGAAGTTTTAAGAATATTCTTGAGTTTGAATACTATTGTTGGATCTATTCTTGAATTGAAAAAGGCTATAAAAAAACCCTGATAAAAATTACCAAGAAACAGGAGAACCAAAGATATAAGATATAAAATAGTATGGAAAGGAATCAAATATTGGACATGTAtcaaaatattagaaaaataaatgaataaaagatacTTTATCATAGATAATCTAAAGTAGAAGCAGAGCTGCATAagtgatacatttaaataatggaCATATAATAAGTATACAGTTTGTTTCAATCAGGGATCATCAATATTGGGATTTTGTGGATACacttatatattatatatatatttgctgCCGCCTAATTGCAGAGTTCATTAAGGCTcttttgtcttaaaataaaCCTATTATTATTTCTAAAGGCATATGCAGACATTAATACATCTGACAAAAGTTGGGTCGTAGAACCgttgtttgttttatcataCTTCTGATCTTTAAAATCATGATGATATTTAGTTTtatctgacatttttttctacTGACCATGAATTATGTTCTCTCAAACATCTCCGGTCTTGTTTACGGTTAGTGTCTAAAATTcaatcttccctttttttttacaataaggTCTGACTGTATATCTGAGCTTTGATCCCTGAGGCAGAATACTCACATGTTGTAACATGACATGGAGTTAGCTACATCGACTTGAAACattatacattttcatttaaaataggctaagatgtttttttgtgtgttttttaaggcaGATTCGAGTAAATAAAGCTCAACTACTCTATCACCTTTCTTAACTAAAAATCATATTAGTTTGAGGACAGTGAAAAAGAAACGATGAAAACcatctttcactttttgttccTAGAATTTAAGGAAATGCAATCAGTACATTGTTATTCTTTACAGAAGCTGTATCAGTATCGCCCTGATCCGAAGGTGATGCGCTGCATGACCAACACTCCAGTGGTGGTGCGTGAGGGGGCCACTGTGTACGCCACAGGCACTCATGCACTGGTGGAGGATGGGAGGCTACTGGAGCAGCTGATGGCCAGTGTGGGATACTGCACTGAGGTGGAAGAGGACCTGATTGACGCTGTCACGGGCCTCAGTGGCAGCGGCCCTGCTTACGTAGGTCATGGATATACAAGAGAGTGTGTTTTACAATGTTGCCACACCAGTATCTGTAATAAGTCATTTTTAACTTTACACACATTGTAACAACAATGATCCTAAAAGCTATTCTTGTGGCCTCCTAGGCGTTCACAGCTG from Labrus mixtus chromosome 20, fLabMix1.1, whole genome shotgun sequence carries:
- the pycr1a gene encoding pyrroline-5-carboxylate reductase 1a, with amino-acid sequence MSVGFIGAGQLTHALVRGFTAAGVIATHRITASSPDTDLPTVQGLRKLGVNFTTSNKETVSKSDVLFLAVKPNIIPFVLDEIGPDIEDRHLIVSCAAGVTISSIEKKLYQYRPDPKVMRCMTNTPVVVREGATVYATGTHALVEDGRLLEQLMASVGYCTEVEEDLIDAVTGLSGSGPAYAFTAVDALADGGVKMGLPRRLAVRLGAQALLGAARMLLDSDQHPGQLKDNVCSPGGATIHALHVMESGGFRSLLINAVETSCVRTRELQFLADQEKISSAAIKKTTLDKVLQQPGVTAETVNVKTGGISMFNSGNPKIKKK